The following coding sequences lie in one Terriglobia bacterium genomic window:
- a CDS encoding TIGR03617 family F420-dependent LLM class oxidoreductase, producing MKLDIGLRDYDLRTVADYARQMESAGCDCLWSSETQHDPFLPLAVAAAATSKIKLGTSIAVAFPRSPMVLAYTAWDLQKASAGRFILGLGSQVKAHNQRRFSVKFEAPGPKLREVVLALRAIWDCWQNGTPLQFHGQFYQFDLMTPFFNPGPIAHPKIPVFIAGVNHYMCRIAGAVCDGLHVHPFHTPQYLRDYVHPAVSEGLRSGGRSRPDFTYATAAFVIVGDTEQERARNAEAVRRQIAFYASTRTYEPVLASHGWEGIAPELHHKSLQGDWQGMAALITDEMLDMIAVTGTWETIGPKLRERYAGLLDRVALYQPYEVAVDDTRLARLAQELNYTQ from the coding sequence ATGAAACTCGACATCGGCCTGCGCGATTACGACCTGCGTACTGTCGCCGACTACGCGCGCCAGATGGAATCCGCCGGCTGCGACTGCCTCTGGTCCTCCGAAACCCAGCACGATCCCTTTCTCCCGCTTGCCGTCGCCGCCGCCGCCACGTCAAAAATCAAGCTCGGCACCTCCATCGCGGTCGCCTTCCCGCGCAGCCCGATGGTGCTGGCCTACACTGCCTGGGACCTGCAGAAAGCCTCGGCGGGGCGCTTCATCCTCGGACTCGGCTCGCAGGTAAAGGCGCACAACCAGCGCCGCTTCTCGGTCAAGTTCGAAGCCCCCGGCCCCAAGCTGCGCGAGGTCGTCCTGGCCCTGCGCGCCATCTGGGACTGCTGGCAAAACGGCACGCCACTCCAGTTCCACGGCCAGTTCTACCAGTTCGATCTGATGACGCCTTTCTTCAATCCCGGCCCCATCGCGCACCCCAAGATTCCGGTCTTTATCGCCGGGGTAAACCATTACATGTGCCGCATCGCGGGCGCGGTCTGCGACGGCCTCCACGTCCACCCCTTCCACACTCCCCAATACCTGCGCGATTACGTTCACCCGGCGGTCAGCGAAGGATTGCGCTCCGGCGGACGCTCCCGCCCGGACTTCACCTACGCCACCGCCGCGTTTGTCATCGTGGGCGACACGGAACAGGAGCGCGCCCGCAACGCGGAAGCCGTCCGCCGGCAGATTGCGTTCTACGCCTCCACCCGCACCTACGAACCGGTGCTGGCCTCGCATGGTTGGGAAGGAATCGCTCCGGAGCTGCACCACAAGTCCCTGCAGGGAGACTGGCAAGGCATGGCCGCGCTCATCACTGACGAAATGCTCGACATGATTGCCGTCACCGGCACGTGGGAGACGATCGGCCCCAAACTGCGGGAGCGCTACGCCGGGCTGCTCGACCGCGTCGCGCTCTACCAGCCGTACGAGGTTGCCGTGGACGACACCCGGCTCGCCCGCCTGGCTCAAGAATTGAATTACACTCAGTAA
- a CDS encoding tetratricopeptide repeat protein, with protein sequence MSSGKRFPRQQPTSAKRSPQRWWNHAWLQAAALIAMAVVVYLPAVRGGFIWDDRMYLTHSTLMRRPLWRLWIAPEAIDYLPLTYTLYWLQWRIWHDSAMAFHLVNVLLHGGAAVMLWRVLRRLQVRGAWIAAAIFAVHPVGAESVAWIAEEKNTLSLLLAASALLLYLNSEARPRRYWMAVVTFAMALFSKPAVIMFPVILLLLAWWKRGAITRTEYLQTAPFFALSAIFAPVTIWYQRRSIGTEHIPLGGIGERLAQVTKAAWFYLYKLLLPRDLMFFYTSWKHSGLDGFTVAGIVALIAVAACLWRMCAPWGRGPLVALACFAALLLPVLGLFDMAWMQFAPVADHYQYPAMIAAIALIASILENPHPVAPRPGATRVGHPARVAAVAAIIVALGALTFMQARQYRDEDTLWRATLDRNPQAWAAWAGLGLTASERGDTATAIADLKRAAELNPQYSAVHNNLGAEYQKNGDVEAAIAQYDAAVRINPRLAAAQYNLGVMLLRQKRASQAEPHLARAVELMPSSSPAEAKLGSALLVQGKLATAEQHLARAARLDPASFEAHAYLAECLRKQGKSEQAFEEYQKAIALRGQ encoded by the coding sequence TTGTCATCCGGCAAGCGATTTCCGCGACAGCAGCCGACCTCCGCAAAACGCAGCCCGCAGCGGTGGTGGAATCACGCCTGGTTGCAAGCCGCGGCGCTGATCGCCATGGCGGTGGTCGTGTACCTGCCCGCTGTGCGCGGCGGCTTCATCTGGGACGACCGCATGTACCTGACGCACAGCACGCTGATGCGCCGCCCGCTTTGGAGGCTATGGATTGCACCCGAGGCCATCGATTACCTGCCGCTGACGTACACGCTGTACTGGCTGCAATGGCGCATCTGGCACGACAGCGCGATGGCGTTTCACCTGGTGAACGTGCTTCTGCACGGCGGCGCTGCGGTCATGCTGTGGCGCGTGCTGCGCCGGCTGCAAGTGCGCGGCGCATGGATCGCCGCGGCCATTTTCGCAGTCCATCCCGTGGGCGCCGAGTCGGTGGCATGGATCGCCGAGGAGAAAAACACGCTGTCGCTGCTGCTGGCGGCAAGCGCGCTGTTGCTGTACCTGAATTCGGAGGCGCGGCCGCGGCGGTATTGGATGGCAGTCGTCACGTTTGCCATGGCGCTGTTCTCCAAGCCGGCAGTCATCATGTTTCCGGTGATCCTGCTGCTGCTGGCGTGGTGGAAGCGCGGCGCGATCACGCGCACCGAATACCTGCAGACCGCGCCCTTCTTCGCGTTATCGGCGATTTTTGCGCCGGTAACGATCTGGTACCAGAGGCGCTCCATCGGCACGGAACACATTCCGCTCGGCGGGATTGGCGAGCGCTTGGCGCAGGTGACGAAAGCGGCATGGTTTTACCTTTATAAACTGCTGCTGCCGCGCGATCTCATGTTCTTCTACACGAGTTGGAAACACAGCGGCCTTGACGGATTCACCGTGGCCGGCATAGTGGCATTGATCGCGGTCGCGGCCTGTCTGTGGCGCATGTGCGCGCCATGGGGACGCGGGCCGCTGGTCGCGCTGGCATGTTTCGCGGCGCTGCTGTTGCCGGTGCTGGGACTGTTCGACATGGCGTGGATGCAGTTCGCGCCGGTGGCCGACCATTACCAGTATCCGGCGATGATCGCGGCGATCGCGCTGATCGCTTCAATTTTGGAGAATCCCCACCCTGTCGCTCCAAGACCGGGAGCGACAAGGGTGGGCCACCCAGCGCGCGTGGCGGCGGTTGCGGCGATCATCGTCGCACTCGGCGCGCTCACCTTCATGCAGGCTCGGCAATATCGGGACGAAGACACGCTGTGGCGCGCGACCCTCGATCGTAATCCGCAGGCGTGGGCGGCATGGGCGGGACTTGGGCTGACGGCGAGCGAACGCGGCGATACGGCCACGGCCATTGCCGACCTGAAGCGCGCGGCGGAACTGAATCCGCAATATTCGGCAGTGCACAACAATCTTGGCGCGGAGTACCAGAAAAACGGAGACGTCGAAGCAGCGATCGCGCAATACGACGCGGCGGTGCGGATCAACCCCAGGCTGGCGGCGGCGCAGTACAACCTGGGCGTGATGCTGCTGCGGCAAAAGCGGGCGTCGCAAGCGGAGCCCCACCTGGCGCGCGCTGTCGAACTGATGCCCAGCAGCTCGCCGGCCGAGGCCAAGCTGGGTTCGGCATTGCTGGTGCAGGGCAAGCTGGCGACGGCGGAGCAGCACCTGGCGCGCGCGGCGCGGCTGGATCCGGCAAGCTTTGAAGCGCACGCGTACCTGGCGGAATGTTTGCGGAAACAAGGGAAGTCCGAACAAGCGTTCGAGGAGTACCAAAAAGCCATTGCGTTGCGAGGACAATAG
- a CDS encoding cytochrome c family protein: MKISRLFVVLLGLVLLFVMCGPAFAADKPAPDTVILKGNPAGGVKFMHKVHATDRNIKCDTCHHASKPEKAATGKTQACSECHAKVAVAPMKTTYKLAFHDPMAKKGTCIDCHMAENAKGKKAPAAGKCMECHQKANV, translated from the coding sequence GTGAAGATTTCGAGATTGTTTGTTGTGCTGTTGGGCCTTGTCCTGTTGTTTGTTATGTGCGGCCCCGCTTTTGCCGCAGACAAGCCGGCACCTGATACGGTCATTCTCAAGGGCAATCCCGCGGGCGGCGTGAAGTTCATGCACAAGGTTCACGCAACCGACCGTAATATCAAGTGCGACACCTGCCACCATGCGTCCAAGCCGGAGAAAGCTGCCACCGGCAAAACGCAAGCCTGCAGCGAGTGCCACGCCAAGGTGGCCGTGGCCCCGATGAAGACCACCTACAAACTCGCGTTCCACGACCCGATGGCCAAGAAGGGCACCTGCATTGATTGCCATATGGCGGAAAACGCCAAGGGCAAGAAGGCCCCGGCCGCCGGAAAGTGCATGGAATGCCACCAGAAAGCCAACGTCTGA
- a CDS encoding RNA-binding protein, translating to MKNIYVGNLDFRTSEEELRQIFEGYGTVERVNMIRDRDTGQPRGFAFVEMTNDAEAEKAVAGINGTNVGGRNLNVSEARPKPERGPGGGGGGGGRGGRGGGGGGRGGYGGGGGGGGYGRSY from the coding sequence ATGAAGAACATTTACGTGGGCAACCTTGATTTCAGGACCAGCGAGGAAGAACTGCGCCAGATCTTCGAGGGCTATGGCACGGTCGAGCGCGTCAACATGATTCGCGACCGCGACACCGGACAGCCCCGCGGCTTCGCCTTCGTCGAGATGACCAACGACGCCGAAGCCGAGAAAGCCGTCGCCGGTATTAACGGCACCAACGTCGGCGGACGCAACTTGAACGTCAGCGAAGCCCGTCCCAAGCCGGAACGCGGCCCTGGCGGTGGTGGCGGTGGCGGCGGCCGTGGTGGACGCGGCGGCGGCGGCGGCGGACGCGGCGGCTACGGTGGTGGTGGCGGCGGTGGTGGTTACGGCCGCAGTTACTAA
- a CDS encoding formylglycine-generating enzyme family protein codes for MDVSATTRAKGAAAVAEPRMVRVPDGWFWMGSDAGLDCERPRHRAWVDGFEMAATQVTNREYGRFLTATGQRPVPHMLDPNFNDPAQPVVAVSWFEAAAYCEWLSAAAGQQYRLPTEAEWEWAARGGVDDMPYPWGDEPPQSRPGYGDRWKTGPERVGRSEPNGFGLHEMCENVHEWCSDWFDPSYYFSSPERNPRGPESGMRRASRGGSWRHHVKNSKCYTRSSIPPEFQYVDYGFRVVRSR; via the coding sequence ATGGACGTTTCCGCAACTACACGCGCCAAGGGAGCGGCTGCTGTCGCTGAACCGCGGATGGTGCGCGTGCCCGATGGCTGGTTCTGGATGGGCAGCGACGCGGGCCTGGACTGCGAGCGTCCGCGGCATCGGGCATGGGTTGATGGCTTTGAGATGGCGGCCACGCAGGTGACGAACCGGGAGTATGGGCGATTCCTGACGGCCACGGGTCAGAGACCCGTGCCACACATGCTCGACCCGAATTTCAATGATCCCGCGCAGCCGGTCGTGGCGGTGTCATGGTTCGAGGCGGCGGCGTATTGCGAATGGCTGAGCGCGGCGGCGGGGCAGCAGTACCGCTTGCCGACTGAGGCGGAGTGGGAATGGGCGGCACGCGGAGGCGTGGACGACATGCCGTATCCGTGGGGTGATGAGCCGCCGCAGTCACGTCCGGGATATGGCGACAGGTGGAAGACGGGGCCGGAGCGGGTGGGGCGGAGCGAGCCGAATGGATTCGGCCTGCACGAGATGTGCGAGAACGTCCACGAGTGGTGCAGCGACTGGTTCGACCCGTCCTACTACTTCAGTTCGCCGGAACGAAATCCGCGCGGACCGGAGAGCGGAATGCGGCGGGCATCGCGCGGCGGATCGTGGAGGCACCACGTCAAGAATTCCAAGTGCTACACACGGTCGAGCATCCCGCCTGAGTTTCAGTATGTGGATTACGGGTTTCGGGTGGTGCGGAGTCGGTAG
- the ccsA gene encoding cytochrome c biogenesis protein CcsA, producing MKSTFSILALATLALLSYGLYQGLIVAPREMTMGDAQRIFYYHVPSAWTAFLCFFANLAASIWYLASRDPKADAVALTTAEVGVVFTTIVLVTGPIWAKPIWGIWWTWDARLTSTLVLWLIYVSYLLLRRYSTAGQNPVLASVLAVFGAVDVVFVYMAIRWFRTQHPQPVIGGGEGSGIDPRMMHALLINWCGFLALAFLVIWLRYRLERLRQQVEEAHAMKAIAGAKGASR from the coding sequence ATGAAATCGACCTTCTCCATCCTCGCCCTCGCCACGCTCGCGCTGCTCTCCTACGGCCTTTACCAGGGGCTCATCGTCGCTCCCAGGGAAATGACCATGGGCGATGCGCAGCGGATTTTCTACTACCACGTGCCCTCGGCCTGGACGGCGTTCCTCTGCTTCTTCGCTAACCTCGCCGCTTCCATCTGGTATCTCGCCTCGCGTGACCCCAAGGCTGATGCCGTCGCGCTCACCACCGCCGAAGTCGGCGTCGTCTTTACCACCATCGTGCTTGTCACCGGGCCGATCTGGGCGAAGCCGATCTGGGGTATCTGGTGGACCTGGGACGCGCGCCTCACCTCCACGCTCGTCCTTTGGCTCATCTACGTCAGCTATCTGCTTTTGCGGCGCTACTCCACCGCCGGACAGAATCCGGTGCTGGCCTCCGTGCTCGCCGTCTTCGGCGCCGTGGACGTGGTGTTCGTTTACATGGCGATCCGCTGGTTCCGCACCCAGCATCCGCAGCCGGTCATCGGCGGCGGCGAAGGCTCCGGCATTGATCCGCGCATGATGCACGCGCTGCTGATCAACTGGTGCGGATTCCTGGCGCTCGCATTTCTGGTGATCTGGCTTCGTTACCGCCTCGAACGCCTGCGTCAGCAGGTGGAAGAAGCGCACGCCATGAAGGCCATTGCCGGCGCGAAAGGGGCCTCGCGATGA
- a CDS encoding heme exporter protein CcmB: MSASAIAPRRAQTPAFFDILRVTLAKDMRLEWRSKDAINSMLFFALLVVVIFSFSFDLTAEESRRIAGGLVWVALLFAAVVALNQTWARELRNQALDAYRVSPAPAESLFLAKAIGNFLFVIILEAVMTPLFVVFYNLRSVGPAYQLVIASVLGTWALVVNGTFFAAMSIRTRSREVMLPLLLFPISIPALLAMVAGTTAILTGDNSPYLPLVFLAVYDIVFTIIGYLLFETVLHAE; encoded by the coding sequence ATGAGCGCCTCCGCCATCGCGCCCCGCCGCGCGCAGACTCCCGCGTTCTTCGATATTTTGCGCGTCACCCTCGCCAAGGACATGCGCCTGGAGTGGCGCTCCAAGGACGCCATCAACTCCATGCTGTTTTTCGCCCTGCTGGTGGTGGTGATCTTCAGCTTCTCCTTCGACCTCACCGCCGAAGAGTCGCGCCGCATTGCCGGCGGGCTGGTGTGGGTGGCGCTGCTGTTCGCTGCGGTGGTAGCGCTCAATCAGACCTGGGCGCGCGAGCTGCGCAATCAAGCGCTCGATGCCTACCGCGTCTCGCCGGCGCCCGCCGAATCGCTGTTTCTTGCCAAGGCCATCGGCAATTTCCTCTTCGTCATCATCCTGGAAGCCGTGATGACGCCGCTGTTCGTCGTCTTCTACAATCTGCGCAGCGTCGGTCCCGCCTATCAACTCGTCATCGCTTCCGTCCTGGGCACATGGGCGCTGGTGGTCAACGGCACGTTCTTCGCCGCCATGTCCATCCGCACCCGCAGCCGCGAAGTCATGCTCCCGCTGTTGCTGTTCCCCATCTCGATTCCCGCGCTGCTGGCCATGGTTGCGGGCACCACCGCCATCCTGACCGGCGACAACTCTCCCTATCTCCCGCTCGTCTTCCTCGCCGTGTACGATATAGTGTTCACCATCATCGGATACCTTCTCTTCGAGACGGTCTTGCACGCGGAATGA
- a CDS encoding ABC transporter ATP-binding protein, with translation MTQTDTQLAPAIVLTEVTKLFGRFAALRSVSAEFAPGRLYLVLGDNGAGKSTLLRAIAGLMRPSRGAVTVLGSPDLRSVAAEIGYMAHAPLLYDEMDGLENLRYFARLYGIRGGQRCDQVMRAVGLDPDLPRRVGQYSQGMRQRLSLARAILNDPAIVLLDEPFSNVDIASAREMVRLLAAMRDAGKTVFVVTHQPALLEGVADEAVTMNAGQIVARDRVHSAVPR, from the coding sequence CTGACCCAGACTGACACCCAACTCGCGCCCGCCATCGTCCTCACCGAGGTCACGAAACTGTTTGGCCGCTTCGCCGCCCTGCGCAGCGTGAGCGCCGAGTTCGCGCCCGGCCGCCTCTATCTCGTGCTGGGCGACAACGGAGCAGGGAAGTCCACGCTGCTGCGCGCCATTGCCGGGCTGATGCGTCCTTCCCGCGGCGCAGTCACCGTGCTGGGTTCGCCGGACCTGCGTTCTGTCGCCGCCGAAATCGGTTACATGGCGCACGCGCCGCTGCTCTATGACGAAATGGACGGCCTGGAGAACCTCCGCTATTTCGCCCGACTCTACGGCATCCGCGGCGGCCAGCGTTGCGACCAGGTCATGCGTGCTGTCGGTCTCGATCCCGATCTTCCGCGCCGCGTCGGGCAGTATTCCCAGGGCATGCGGCAGCGCCTTTCCCTCGCCCGCGCCATTCTCAACGACCCGGCCATCGTCCTTCTCGACGAACCATTTTCCAACGTGGACATCGCCTCGGCGCGCGAGATGGTCCGTCTGCTCGCCGCCATGCGTGACGCGGGCAAGACTGTCTTCGTCGTTACTCACCAGCCGGCGCTGTTGGAGGGCGTCGCCGACGAGGCGGTCACCATGAACGCCGGACAAATCGTTGCCCGCGACCGCGTGCATTCGGCGGTGCCGCGATGA
- a CDS encoding cytochrome c maturation protein CcmE, with protein MKNRLTYIRFGVAIAVVVVSLGYLAFTGVQQSKSYYVTIKELREMNDSRYAKRLRVAGNVVPGTIKRQGSRVEFALKEDELTLPVVYNGTEAPPDTFKDDSQAMAEGRFGRDGVFHANQLQAKCASKYAPAPDQPGTPGTQPTNAPAKPLQKAQAGTATTTGLAQ; from the coding sequence ATGAAAAATCGGTTGACGTATATCCGTTTCGGCGTTGCCATCGCCGTTGTCGTGGTCTCCCTGGGTTACCTGGCCTTCACCGGCGTGCAGCAGAGCAAGAGCTACTACGTCACCATCAAGGAGCTGCGCGAGATGAACGACAGCCGCTACGCCAAGCGGCTGCGCGTCGCCGGCAACGTTGTACCCGGCACCATCAAGCGCCAGGGTTCGCGCGTCGAATTCGCGCTCAAGGAAGACGAGCTCACCCTTCCCGTGGTTTACAACGGGACCGAGGCCCCGCCGGACACCTTTAAGGACGACTCGCAGGCCATGGCCGAGGGCCGCTTTGGCCGCGACGGCGTTTTCCACGCCAACCAGCTCCAGGCCAAGTGCGCCTCCAAGTACGCGCCCGCGCCCGATCAACCCGGCACGCCCGGAACGCAGCCGACGAACGCGCCGGCCAAGCCGCTGCAGAAAGCCCAGGCCGGAACCGCGACGACCACCGGTCTCGCGCAGTAG
- the thiC gene encoding phosphomethylpyrimidine synthase ThiC, which translates to MSDAKDNGNGHEHSAWILKPREEWITKRRDEAARTGDANFSQMHYARQGKITEEMVFVAERERLTPELVRDEVAAGHMIIPANINHLELEPMAIGVASKCKINANIGNSAVASNIDEELRKLHTSVHYGADTVMDLSTGGDIHEIREAILRHSPVPIGTVPIYEAIARVKRLEDLNADIMLEVIEEQAQQGVDYMTIHAGVLIQYLPLVSKRITGIVSRGGAILAQWMAYHHKQNFLYERFEDLCKIFKKYDVSFSLGDGLRPGCVADASDEAQFAELKTLGELTAIAWKDDVQVMIEGPGHIPIDKIKEQVEKEVEMCYGAPFYTLGPLVTDIAPGYDHITSAIGAAMIGWYGAAMLCYVTPKEHLGLPNDKDVKDGIIAYKIAAHAADIARQRPGARDRDDALSYARYTFDWEKQFELSLDPETARSMHDETLPDKYYKEAAFCSMCGPKFCSMNYSAKVDEYNKQVHGIEKKDYSELVKKLVAIK; encoded by the coding sequence ATGAGTGACGCAAAAGACAACGGAAACGGGCACGAGCACAGCGCGTGGATCCTGAAGCCGCGTGAAGAGTGGATCACCAAGCGGCGTGACGAGGCGGCGCGCACCGGCGACGCCAATTTTTCGCAGATGCATTACGCGCGCCAGGGAAAAATCACCGAGGAGATGGTGTTCGTCGCCGAACGCGAGCGGCTGACGCCGGAATTGGTGCGCGACGAGGTCGCTGCCGGGCACATGATTATTCCGGCCAACATCAATCATCTGGAACTGGAGCCGATGGCGATCGGCGTGGCGTCGAAATGCAAGATCAACGCCAACATCGGCAATTCCGCGGTCGCCTCCAACATTGACGAGGAGTTGCGCAAGCTGCACACCTCCGTGCACTACGGCGCCGACACGGTGATGGACCTTTCCACCGGCGGCGACATCCACGAGATCCGCGAGGCCATCCTGCGGCACTCGCCGGTGCCGATCGGGACGGTGCCGATTTACGAGGCGATCGCGCGCGTCAAAAGGCTGGAAGACCTGAACGCGGACATCATGCTGGAAGTGATCGAGGAGCAGGCACAGCAGGGCGTGGACTACATGACCATCCACGCCGGAGTGCTCATCCAGTACCTGCCGCTGGTGTCGAAGCGGATCACCGGAATCGTCAGCCGCGGCGGCGCGATTCTGGCGCAGTGGATGGCCTACCACCACAAGCAGAACTTCCTCTACGAGCGCTTCGAGGACCTCTGCAAGATCTTCAAGAAGTACGACGTCAGCTTCTCGCTGGGCGACGGACTGCGTCCCGGCTGCGTGGCCGATGCCAGCGACGAAGCGCAATTCGCCGAACTGAAGACGCTGGGCGAGTTGACGGCCATCGCCTGGAAGGACGATGTGCAGGTGATGATCGAAGGGCCGGGGCACATCCCGATCGACAAGATCAAGGAGCAGGTGGAGAAGGAAGTCGAGATGTGTTACGGCGCGCCGTTCTACACGCTGGGTCCGCTGGTCACCGACATTGCGCCGGGCTACGACCACATCACGTCGGCCATCGGCGCGGCCATGATCGGCTGGTACGGGGCGGCGATGCTGTGCTACGTCACGCCGAAAGAACACCTCGGCCTGCCCAACGACAAGGACGTAAAGGACGGGATCATCGCCTACAAGATCGCGGCGCACGCGGCCGACATCGCGCGGCAACGGCCGGGCGCACGCGACCGCGACGACGCGCTCAGCTATGCGCGCTACACCTTCGACTGGGAAAAGCAGTTCGAGCTGTCGCTCGACCCGGAGACGGCGCGCTCCATGCACGATGAAACGCTTCCCGACAAGTACTACAAGGAAGCGGCATTCTGCTCCATGTGCGGACCGAAATTCTGCTCCATGAACTATTCGGCGAAGGTAGACGAGTACAACAAGCAAGTGCACGGCATCGAGAAGAAAGACTACTCGGAGCTGGTGAAGAAGCTGGTAGCGATCAAATAG
- a CDS encoding transketolase family protein — protein sequence MGVATREAYGQALVELGRANPNVVALDADLAKSTFSAKFGKEFPDRFFTIGIAEANMVGMAGGLALNGKIPFASSFAVFLMDKGYDQLRMSVAYPQVNAKFVGSHGGISIGEDGPSQMAVEDIALACGLAGFVVLVPSDEFCARALVHRMAEWSGPCYMRTGRPKTPILYTADDKFEIGKAKQHGNGRDVAIIACGLEVGYALQAQAQLEAEGVSARVLDMHTIKPLDDEAVAGAARECGAIVTAEEHLLDGGLGAQVAKSAAASHPVPMEFVGIQNTYAESGTPDQLMEKYGLTAPYIVTAVKRVLKRK from the coding sequence ATGGGCGTCGCCACGCGCGAGGCCTACGGACAGGCGCTGGTGGAGTTGGGCCGCGCCAACCCCAACGTGGTTGCCCTCGACGCCGACCTCGCCAAATCCACTTTCAGCGCGAAGTTCGGCAAGGAATTTCCCGACCGCTTCTTCACCATCGGCATCGCCGAGGCCAACATGGTCGGCATGGCGGGCGGCCTGGCGCTCAACGGAAAAATTCCCTTTGCCTCGTCGTTCGCCGTGTTCCTCATGGACAAGGGCTACGACCAGTTGCGCATGTCGGTCGCGTATCCGCAAGTCAACGCCAAGTTCGTGGGCTCGCACGGCGGCATTTCCATTGGCGAGGATGGCCCCAGCCAGATGGCCGTCGAAGACATCGCGCTGGCCTGCGGCCTGGCCGGTTTTGTCGTGCTGGTTCCATCCGACGAATTCTGCGCACGCGCCCTGGTGCATCGCATGGCCGAATGGAGCGGTCCCTGCTACATGCGCACCGGACGGCCGAAGACGCCCATCCTCTACACCGCCGATGACAAGTTCGAAATCGGCAAGGCGAAACAGCACGGCAACGGCCGCGACGTCGCCATCATTGCCTGCGGCCTTGAAGTCGGCTACGCCCTGCAGGCGCAGGCGCAACTGGAAGCCGAAGGCGTCTCGGCGCGCGTCCTCGACATGCACACCATCAAGCCGCTCGACGACGAAGCTGTCGCCGGCGCGGCCCGCGAGTGTGGCGCCATCGTCACCGCCGAGGAGCATCTGCTCGACGGCGGCCTCGGCGCGCAGGTGGCAAAATCGGCCGCCGCCTCGCACCCCGTGCCGATGGAGTTTGTCGGCATTCAGAACACCTACGCCGAATCCGGCACGCCCGACCAGTTGATGGAGAAGTACGGGCTGACCGCGCCGTACATCGTCACTGCCGTGAAACGCGTCCTGAAGCGCAAATAA
- a CDS encoding transketolase — protein sequence MSTLVAPLTGLKQIANRIRIDIVKMIGAAGSGHPGGSLSAVELLVALYFRVMRHDRNRPDWPDRDRFLLSKGHGVPVLYATLAEAGYLDPALLTTLRKLGSPLQGHPDKRMLPILEASTGSLGQGISIGIGMALAARLDKRDWHTFVMVGDGEIQEGQIWEAAMYAGFHRLSNLTVIVDYNQQQLDGFLVDILDPAPVAGKFRSFNWNVIEIDGHDLEQCIDALQQARAGLTSRPTAVIATTIKGKGVSFMENNPEWHGVAPKKEQVEAALKELEANGR from the coding sequence ATGAGCACCCTGGTGGCGCCGCTCACCGGCCTGAAGCAGATCGCCAACCGCATTCGCATTGACATCGTCAAGATGATCGGCGCCGCCGGCAGCGGGCACCCGGGCGGATCGCTCTCCGCGGTGGAATTGCTGGTTGCGCTCTATTTCCGCGTGATGCGGCACGACCGCAATCGTCCCGACTGGCCCGACCGCGACCGCTTCCTGCTCTCCAAGGGCCACGGCGTTCCGGTGCTCTACGCCACGCTGGCCGAGGCCGGCTATCTCGACCCTGCGCTGCTGACCACGCTGCGCAAACTGGGTTCGCCGCTGCAAGGCCATCCCGACAAGCGCATGCTGCCCATCCTGGAAGCCTCCACCGGATCGCTGGGGCAGGGAATTTCTATCGGCATCGGCATGGCGCTGGCAGCGCGCCTGGACAAGCGCGACTGGCACACCTTCGTCATGGTCGGCGACGGCGAAATTCAGGAAGGCCAGATCTGGGAAGCCGCCATGTACGCCGGTTTTCACCGCCTGTCGAACCTGACCGTCATCGTGGACTACAACCAGCAGCAACTCGATGGTTTCCTGGTCGACATCCTCGATCCCGCGCCCGTCGCCGGCAAATTCCGCTCGTTTAACTGGAATGTGATCGAAATTGACGGACACGACCTGGAGCAGTGCATTGATGCGCTCCAGCAAGCGCGCGCCGGCCTGACCTCGCGGCCCACGGCGGTGATCGCCACAACGATCAAGGGCAAGGGCGTCTCGTTCATGGAAAATAATCCTGAGTGGCACGGCGTCGCGCCCAAAAAAGAGCAGGTCGAGGCGGCACTGAAGGAATTGGAGGCCAACGGGCGGTGA